One Synechococcus sp. CC9605 genomic window carries:
- a CDS encoding substrate-binding periplasmic protein gives MVKSFLRLIVSFACASLLLLSPLEANAANDFVDAIQGRGYLKVGLPPYNTPPAYYLEENSDELQGYDVDFAKTLASKLGVDIQFDRSSTSFNNLVERVGNGDFDIAIGKLGLTYNRLFDAFPIQYLSFRHAFLANREFVASLGVDPDDPRFGEILKNSTVRIGSIKNSTWETEAKANFPNATFVGYKNWPAAKKALFQEDSVIDAIYRDTTEIKPIVYSQPDLSLKYVPILFDELIDRKSIYLSQDGRLGLKDFIDMTLRREWGGIKTDINILDEFQSFYLPS, from the coding sequence GTGGTTAAGTCTTTTCTGAGATTAATTGTTTCATTTGCATGCGCATCCCTGCTTCTACTTTCTCCTCTCGAGGCCAACGCAGCCAATGATTTTGTGGATGCTATTCAAGGGAGAGGTTACCTTAAAGTAGGCTTGCCCCCTTACAACACTCCTCCTGCCTACTACCTTGAAGAAAACTCAGATGAGCTCCAAGGGTACGATGTTGATTTTGCAAAAACTTTGGCGAGCAAACTCGGCGTAGACATCCAATTTGATCGCTCGTCCACGAGTTTCAATAATCTGGTTGAACGTGTGGGTAATGGTGATTTTGATATCGCAATTGGTAAACTTGGTCTTACATACAATCGGCTTTTTGATGCTTTCCCGATTCAATACTTAAGTTTTCGCCATGCCTTCCTTGCAAATCGAGAATTTGTTGCTTCACTGGGTGTAGATCCAGATGACCCTAGGTTTGGGGAGATACTGAAGAATTCAACTGTAAGGATTGGTTCGATCAAAAACTCAACCTGGGAGACGGAGGCAAAAGCTAATTTCCCAAATGCTACGTTCGTTGGCTATAAAAATTGGCCAGCGGCCAAAAAAGCATTGTTTCAAGAAGACTCTGTGATTGATGCGATCTATCGAGATACCACTGAAATCAAACCAATTGTCTATTCACAACCTGATTTGTCACTTAAGTATGTACCCATCCTTTTTGATGAGTTGATTGATCGTAAGTCCATCTATTTGTCCCAAGATGGAAGGCTTGGCCTGAAAGACTTTATTGACATGACATTGCGCCGAGAGTGGGGAGGAATCAAAACTGACATCAACATTCTGGATGAGTTTCAATCCTTCTATCTCCCCTCTTGA
- the dnaG gene encoding DNA primase, which translates to MVNARLHPRTIEAVKERADIVDVVGEHVVLKKKGREFVGICPFHDDSKPSMTVSPAKQFYYCFSCGAGGNSIKFLMEFQRQSFSDVVLDLARRYQLPIETVDGPQQERLRQQLSRRDKLQRALALAAGWFRSQLMAPAGAEALKYLSEARELSPATQETFQLGYAPDQWDGLLKHLQQVEGLAPELLEAAGLVVPRKGGNGFYDRFRHRVMVPIHDRQGRVIGFGGRSLDGSEPKYLNSPETEVFEKGKHLFGLDKASNAIRKDDRAVVVEGYFDVIALHAAGITNAVASLGTALSSQQITQLCRVSDSKRIVLNFDADGAGVRAANRAIGEVEQLAMQGQLELRVLHLPSGKDPDEFLKQNGAGDYRALLDQAPLWLDWQIEQVLAERDLSRADQFQQAVTALVGLLGKLPQSAVRTHYLQRVAERLSGGQGRLALQLEDDLRQQVKGQRWHGRSSRHEQPGESGQRERCEADLLRLYLHCPRHRATIRQELRKRELEDFAIPHHRHLWAAITDLEETNLGEGRMESISRCDDDGEGLDLIDLPRLLTDQLLLESSALVSRLTPLLEPGELQRVALAEPLEQLRGIAALLERQKSLKRCRHLLEAWGGQRLQTLESCIAVLIDQEASSDQASVDMEVRIQALFDDLNRDALRYQELYYAERKHIGHLDQQRCASYTVPPAA; encoded by the coding sequence ATGGTGAACGCTCGCCTGCACCCAAGAACGATCGAGGCCGTTAAGGAACGGGCCGACATCGTTGATGTGGTGGGCGAGCACGTGGTGCTCAAGAAGAAGGGACGGGAATTCGTCGGGATCTGTCCGTTCCATGACGACAGCAAACCGTCGATGACGGTGTCTCCTGCCAAGCAGTTCTACTACTGCTTCTCCTGTGGTGCTGGCGGCAACTCCATCAAGTTCCTGATGGAGTTTCAGCGCCAGAGTTTCAGCGATGTTGTGCTGGATCTGGCCCGGCGTTATCAGCTGCCGATCGAGACGGTGGATGGTCCGCAGCAGGAACGGCTGCGGCAACAGTTGTCCCGCAGGGACAAGCTGCAGCGTGCCCTGGCGCTGGCTGCCGGTTGGTTTCGCAGCCAGTTGATGGCGCCTGCTGGTGCAGAGGCCCTCAAGTACCTCAGTGAGGCCCGAGAGTTGAGTCCCGCCACCCAGGAAACCTTCCAACTCGGCTATGCGCCGGATCAGTGGGATGGTCTGCTCAAGCATCTTCAACAAGTTGAGGGGCTGGCGCCTGAGCTTCTCGAGGCTGCTGGTCTGGTGGTTCCCCGCAAAGGCGGCAACGGGTTCTATGACCGCTTCCGCCATCGGGTCATGGTGCCGATCCATGACCGTCAGGGCCGGGTGATCGGTTTCGGGGGACGCAGCCTTGATGGCAGCGAACCGAAATACCTCAACTCCCCCGAGACCGAAGTGTTCGAGAAGGGGAAGCATCTGTTCGGTCTCGACAAGGCCTCCAATGCCATCCGCAAGGACGACAGGGCAGTGGTGGTGGAGGGCTATTTCGATGTAATTGCCCTGCATGCCGCCGGTATTACCAACGCTGTGGCCTCCCTCGGCACGGCCCTGAGCAGTCAGCAGATCACCCAGTTGTGCCGCGTTAGCGACAGCAAGCGGATCGTTCTGAATTTCGACGCCGACGGCGCCGGTGTCCGTGCAGCCAATCGGGCCATCGGCGAGGTGGAGCAGCTGGCGATGCAGGGCCAGCTGGAGCTTCGGGTTCTGCACCTTCCTTCAGGCAAGGACCCCGATGAGTTCCTCAAGCAGAACGGGGCTGGCGATTACCGCGCTCTGCTCGATCAGGCCCCCCTCTGGCTGGATTGGCAGATCGAGCAGGTGCTGGCGGAGCGCGATCTCAGCCGGGCCGACCAGTTCCAACAGGCGGTCACTGCCCTGGTGGGGCTGCTGGGCAAATTGCCCCAGTCCGCTGTGCGCACCCACTACCTCCAACGGGTGGCGGAGCGCCTCAGTGGCGGCCAGGGACGCCTGGCGCTTCAGCTCGAGGATGACCTGCGGCAGCAGGTGAAGGGCCAGCGTTGGCATGGGCGCTCCAGCCGTCATGAGCAGCCCGGTGAATCCGGACAGCGTGAGCGCTGTGAGGCCGATCTGCTGCGGCTGTATCTGCATTGCCCCCGGCATCGGGCCACGATCCGCCAGGAACTGCGCAAACGCGAACTGGAGGATTTCGCCATTCCCCATCACCGCCATCTGTGGGCGGCCATTACGGATCTCGAGGAGACCAACCTGGGTGAGGGGCGCATGGAGTCGATCAGCCGTTGCGACGACGACGGCGAGGGTCTGGATCTCATCGATCTGCCCCGCTTGCTCACCGATCAGCTTCTGCTGGAGAGCAGTGCGCTGGTGTCCCGCCTGACGCCCCTTTTGGAGCCAGGTGAATTGCAGCGTGTTGCCCTAGCGGAGCCCCTGGAGCAGCTGCGGGGCATTGCTGCCCTGCTGGAGCGTCAGAAAAGTTTGAAGCGCTGCCGGCACCTGTTGGAGGCCTGGGGCGGCCAGCGTCTGCAAACCCTCGAATCCTGCATCGCTGTTCTGATTGATCAGGAGGCTTCGTCAGATCAGGCCTCCGTGGACATGGAGGTGCGGATTCAGGCCCTCTTCGATGACCTCAACCGTGATGCGCTGCGCTACCAGGAGCTTTATTACGCCGAGCGAAAACACATCGGCCATCTGGATCAGCAACGTTGCGCCAGTTACACCGTTCCCCCGGCCGCCTGA
- a CDS encoding Na(+)/H(+) antiporter subunit B: MTPPSKTTDSSLFPPSSQSLKSLVYLLAITSVMFMVLFSRDDTLGRDTQAIVDYLSTYTLIPNSVTSVILVTRLFDTVGEVSVFTIAGLGVKILLHEEDSEERFVGVNDQAVRLLLDIAALLSFFLAIDLALKGHLTPGGGFASGVAGATAITLLMITGRLQKVEDFYFKANAPAIEKFAVACFILLALATLSSFLYPASIFSNLSPVFYIPALNIIAALKVTFGAWSILRLFVIKRGVL; encoded by the coding sequence ATGACTCCACCATCCAAAACAACAGACTCAAGTCTCTTTCCTCCTTCAAGCCAATCCTTGAAGTCCCTTGTTTACTTGTTGGCCATCACATCAGTGATGTTCATGGTCTTGTTCTCGCGGGATGACACTCTGGGTAGAGATACACAGGCAATCGTTGACTATCTTTCTACTTATACACTAATACCTAATTCGGTTACATCAGTTATATTGGTAACACGTCTTTTCGATACTGTTGGTGAGGTTAGTGTATTTACAATCGCTGGTCTTGGCGTAAAAATCTTGCTGCATGAGGAGGATTCTGAAGAGAGATTTGTTGGGGTTAATGATCAGGCTGTTCGCCTACTTCTCGATATCGCGGCATTATTGAGTTTTTTCTTGGCCATTGATCTTGCCCTCAAGGGTCATTTAACACCCGGTGGTGGCTTTGCATCAGGAGTAGCAGGAGCCACTGCTATCACACTATTGATGATCACTGGAAGGCTTCAAAAAGTTGAAGACTTTTACTTCAAAGCCAATGCACCTGCAATTGAAAAATTTGCTGTTGCTTGCTTCATATTATTAGCGTTGGCTACGTTGTCTTCTTTTTTATATCCTGCTTCAATATTTTCGAATCTTTCACCGGTTTTTTATATCCCAGCTTTGAATATTATCGCTGCTTTGAAAGTTACCTTTGGTGCTTGGTCTATTCTACGTTTATTTGTCATCAAGAGAGGCGTACTCTGA
- a CDS encoding proton-conducting transporter membrane subunit: MDLQIVFPALIFLPAFLGFVGCVFPRIVFPFGVLSLLGFAASSFAALQGDFAYAFTLVGEGGIQFSIDSYAFPLIFGSCITLLIVFGLFANRFTHYFYQICLVLLTALFISFNAVDLVSLFISLELLGFCAFLLVADRNDKKSLFNSFQYLIGGGLAMLIYLIGVVQAFTYTGSFLLEDLVNAPDTALCLIIAGLLTKSGVFLCGLWVPNIYSHANCQSSAILSGCVTCAGIAPIARMSQILTPISDSMIVIGVISAVVAAIYAVFERESGRALGWSSVSQLGIAILSPSYGCIYAMQHGICKALLFSTLRDENDHSNSLSNLDSMHFNNRNSPKELLRVIVFVVASLSIMGFPFLAGFITKTWIKYDIPFEARLIYTTASLLTSTVYARLIFDRISVFSKKQNLNQATPFDLVNAFNDLFARPKNYILMLSIIFLACSSLLFPELLTLGSIQSAVVSAILGGILFVSVVGIQADDFVKPVTRTLDLVGAPFLVAALLLANLLYLKI; this comes from the coding sequence ATGGACTTGCAGATTGTTTTCCCCGCACTTATATTCCTGCCTGCATTTTTGGGTTTTGTAGGTTGTGTTTTCCCGAGAATTGTTTTCCCTTTTGGCGTTTTGAGTCTGCTTGGTTTTGCAGCATCAAGCTTTGCTGCACTTCAAGGTGATTTTGCTTATGCATTCACGCTGGTCGGCGAGGGGGGGATTCAATTTTCTATTGATTCTTATGCATTTCCTCTGATATTCGGTAGCTGTATCACTCTACTTATCGTATTTGGTCTTTTTGCGAATCGATTTACTCATTATTTTTACCAAATATGTTTGGTTCTGCTCACCGCGCTATTTATTTCCTTCAATGCCGTTGACCTGGTCAGCTTGTTTATTTCATTAGAGTTACTTGGTTTTTGTGCCTTTCTGCTGGTTGCAGACCGTAATGATAAAAAGTCTTTGTTTAATTCTTTCCAGTATTTGATTGGAGGTGGATTGGCAATGCTCATCTATTTGATTGGCGTTGTGCAAGCTTTCACATACACAGGTAGTTTCTTGTTAGAAGATCTGGTAAATGCTCCTGATACAGCGCTTTGCCTAATTATTGCTGGCTTACTGACTAAATCTGGAGTTTTTCTTTGTGGTTTGTGGGTTCCTAACATTTATTCCCATGCCAACTGTCAGTCTTCCGCAATACTTTCAGGTTGTGTGACCTGTGCTGGAATCGCTCCGATTGCACGGATGAGTCAGATTCTGACTCCAATTAGCGATTCCATGATTGTTATTGGTGTGATCAGTGCTGTTGTTGCAGCCATCTATGCGGTCTTTGAGCGTGAAAGTGGCAGGGCACTTGGCTGGAGTTCTGTCTCTCAATTAGGTATTGCCATCCTATCTCCTTCCTATGGTTGCATTTATGCAATGCAGCATGGTATCTGCAAGGCATTACTATTTTCTACTTTGCGCGATGAAAACGATCATTCGAATAGTCTTTCTAACCTAGATTCAATGCATTTTAATAATCGAAATTCACCAAAAGAACTATTAAGAGTAATCGTTTTTGTTGTTGCCAGTCTATCCATCATGGGATTTCCATTTCTGGCAGGTTTTATCACGAAAACCTGGATTAAATACGATATACCATTTGAAGCAAGGCTTATTTATACAACAGCATCCTTGCTCACTTCAACTGTATATGCTCGTTTGATTTTCGACAGAATTAGTGTCTTTTCTAAGAAACAAAATTTAAACCAAGCTACGCCTTTTGATTTAGTAAATGCTTTTAATGACTTATTTGCAAGGCCTAAAAATTATATACTTATGCTGTCTATAATCTTTCTGGCGTGTTCGTCCCTACTCTTCCCTGAATTGTTAACACTTGGTTCGATCCAGTCAGCAGTTGTTTCTGCAATATTGGGCGGCATTCTGTTTGTGTCAGTTGTTGGTATACAAGCTGATGACTTTGTCAAGCCGGTGACACGAACACTGGATTTGGTTGGTGCACCTTTTCTTGTCGCTGCTCTTTTACTTGCAAATCTCCTTTACTTGAAAATCTAA
- a CDS encoding dicarboxylate/amino acid:cation symporter, with product MRLNSSLIQNLFSSVFAFLPKLRKPRNFFLYILPFSIVLGRFIPSSYSSTLNDIGVSLVQLIAFPAIPLVLSAVMISIANIFGSETRSNSDRIRFGTRFIVSLLAAILFASSLALLLSLYQSPGILSPSAKLSIGRFMLDVTDIRIGAVSAVAQVNDIWFSKLIPSNIFADASDGQTLKVITGSVIAGLAIARLRSEFTQPLITLLRSINTISVQVLSIVLNLAPLVLICLISAAISTINAEIVVALLNFTICVFLTAIASLGISRLVFRRFTSTSERSGISVNPVDSVFLLSLSTGSSMTAYPLLFDTLTGMGRDESEVEASASLSLLIARLGNVSYNVIAILFALNLYDVTITPLRVVEVIALGAITGISAAGLTGVATVPTITVALLYFQVPAPPILVLLLAIDPILTLPRAATTGVLAMAIAVVSSYKSPSQKVFKDAATAV from the coding sequence ATGCGTCTTAATTCCTCACTTATTCAAAATCTATTTTCCTCCGTCTTTGCATTCCTGCCGAAGTTGCGAAAACCGCGCAACTTTTTCCTCTATATCTTGCCTTTCTCAATTGTTTTAGGCAGATTTATCCCGTCTTCCTACTCTTCCACGTTAAACGATATCGGTGTTTCGTTGGTACAGCTTATTGCCTTTCCAGCGATTCCATTGGTTTTGTCCGCTGTGATGATTTCTATCGCCAACATCTTTGGCTCTGAAACTCGAAGCAACAGCGACCGTATCCGATTTGGCACAAGGTTTATTGTTTCATTGCTGGCGGCAATTTTATTTGCATCCTCCCTGGCTCTGCTGCTTTCGCTTTATCAAAGTCCAGGCATTCTTTCCCCAAGCGCAAAGTTGTCGATTGGGCGATTCATGCTCGATGTCACCGATATTCGTATTGGTGCCGTTTCTGCTGTTGCCCAAGTGAATGATATTTGGTTTTCCAAGCTTATACCCAGCAACATTTTTGCTGATGCCTCTGACGGCCAAACATTGAAAGTCATCACTGGTTCTGTCATTGCTGGTTTGGCAATTGCACGTCTCAGATCTGAATTCACGCAACCACTTATTACTTTACTCCGAAGCATTAATACCATTTCTGTTCAAGTTTTAAGCATCGTACTGAATCTTGCGCCTCTGGTTCTCATTTGCCTTATCTCTGCTGCGATTTCCACGATCAATGCTGAAATCGTTGTCGCCCTCCTAAATTTCACGATCTGCGTCTTCCTTACTGCAATCGCATCCCTTGGCATCTCAAGACTCGTCTTTCGTCGTTTCACTTCTACGTCTGAACGCTCAGGTATTTCCGTGAATCCAGTGGATTCCGTTTTCCTATTGAGCCTGTCTACGGGAAGCAGCATGACGGCTTATCCCTTGCTTTTCGATACCCTCACTGGCATGGGCCGTGATGAATCTGAAGTTGAGGCTTCAGCTTCACTGAGTTTGTTGATCGCCAGGCTTGGGAATGTTTCCTACAATGTGATAGCCATTCTATTTGCATTGAATCTTTATGACGTGACCATTACTCCATTAAGGGTTGTTGAAGTCATTGCTCTGGGGGCTATCACTGGGATTTCTGCAGCTGGGCTCACAGGGGTGGCGACTGTCCCCACCATTACTGTGGCTCTTCTGTACTTTCAAGTTCCTGCTCCTCCAATTCTCGTTCTTCTGTTGGCGATTGATCCAATTTTGACCCTCCCTCGGGCTGCTACGACCGGTGTTTTGGCAATGGCCATTGCCGTGGTTTCTTCTTACAAATCTCCTTCTCAGAAAGTTTTCAAAGATGCTGCAACTGCCGTCTGA
- a CDS encoding potassium channel family protein: MKYPGKDPWYFGDYLGGLPGNYYSLLLNCIIILLLAQIALSTEPSLDTKVGNFYLDFALNLIEVFFITDYVGKLSNTWSLSDYSTSGLVASFFQRGALIDLGIVLVLVTEVFPNDSFVVIGIYILKSLLSIYYSRFQRVLKRVQFILTDSPGYTFFPLVLLSIVTYVMAFCIYLLERDFDSEHFGSITRALWFSIVTSTTIGYGDVTPSTTLGKFVAIGFGIVGIVCVALLTANILESNSRFNELGESSDA; encoded by the coding sequence ATGAAATATCCAGGCAAAGATCCGTGGTATTTCGGGGATTACCTGGGTGGCCTTCCTGGTAATTACTATTCTTTGCTACTGAATTGCATAATCATACTGCTTTTAGCTCAAATCGCTTTGAGTACTGAACCATCATTAGACACCAAGGTTGGTAATTTTTATCTTGACTTTGCTTTAAATTTGATCGAGGTTTTCTTTATCACTGATTATGTTGGTAAATTATCAAATACATGGTCTTTATCTGATTATTCTACTTCGGGTCTTGTTGCCTCTTTCTTCCAGAGAGGCGCTCTCATTGATCTTGGCATAGTCTTGGTCTTGGTAACTGAAGTTTTCCCTAACGATTCGTTTGTTGTGATCGGAATATATATTTTGAAATCTTTGCTGTCAATATATTACTCGAGATTTCAACGTGTCTTGAAGCGGGTTCAGTTTATCTTGACCGATTCACCTGGTTATACATTCTTTCCCTTGGTTTTGCTTTCCATTGTTACTTACGTTATGGCGTTTTGTATTTACCTTCTTGAGCGGGATTTTGATTCAGAGCATTTTGGCTCGATCACCCGAGCCCTATGGTTTTCCATTGTCACGTCTACCACGATCGGTTATGGCGATGTAACCCCATCAACAACGCTTGGCAAGTTTGTCGCAATCGGTTTTGGTATTGTAGGAATCGTTTGTGTTGCACTATTAACTGCTAATATTTTAGAATCTAATTCAAGATTCAACGAACTTGGAGAATCTTCTGATGCTTAA
- a CDS encoding DUF4040 domain-containing protein, whose product MNNAITNTALIFPFELLLPVLGILLIRSQSPINSLIYRSFLGSISALIYALVGAPDVALTEVMVGTLLSSLLYIVTIRSCYSIVLIHDKGSSVPDSLKLKLKTLFDELHLNIVYQPEDLNGENVSILDCLSSSKHSGSPHAIMHESIIYFEAESLLLDVQNTVNFDDLKLDLSFSTTSSLA is encoded by the coding sequence ATGAACAACGCCATCACCAACACTGCTTTAATTTTCCCATTTGAACTCCTGCTTCCGGTTCTGGGAATTCTTCTCATACGTTCTCAATCACCAATCAACAGCCTTATTTATCGCTCATTCCTTGGAAGTATATCTGCACTTATTTATGCCCTTGTTGGTGCCCCTGATGTCGCATTGACTGAAGTCATGGTTGGTACCCTTTTGTCCTCATTGCTTTACATTGTAACCATTCGTTCTTGTTATTCAATTGTTTTAATCCATGATAAGGGTTCATCTGTTCCTGATTCATTGAAATTAAAGCTAAAAACATTATTTGATGAGTTGCATTTAAATATTGTTTATCAACCTGAGGATCTAAATGGTGAAAATGTCTCGATTCTTGATTGCTTATCTTCCTCTAAACATTCAGGTTCGCCCCATGCCATCATGCATGAGTCAATAATTTATTTTGAGGCAGAAAGCCTTCTATTGGATGTGCAAAATACAGTCAATTTTGATGATTTGAAACTTGACCTATCTTTTTCCACGACTTCATCATTAGCATGA
- a CDS encoding cation:proton antiporter subunit C, translating into MELTPEKIRLFPIVLLMIIGCFGLLNSKSILRSLLSLDVIDTATITIFVLIAASSGYQTPIVSTQRYSAYSDPYPQAIILTAIVIGFATQALLCSVALRLGRKSPMLRYRDLEK; encoded by the coding sequence ATGGAGCTGACGCCCGAGAAAATAAGGCTATTCCCGATCGTCTTGCTGATGATCATTGGTTGCTTTGGTTTACTCAATTCAAAATCAATTTTACGTTCGCTTCTTTCGCTTGATGTGATTGATACGGCCACCATAACTATTTTTGTACTTATTGCTGCCTCCTCTGGTTATCAGACGCCCATCGTTTCCACACAACGATACAGCGCTTATTCAGATCCATATCCGCAAGCCATTATTTTGACTGCAATTGTTATTGGTTTTGCCACCCAAGCTTTGCTTTGTTCGGTAGCACTTCGCCTCGGTAGAAAATCGCCAATGCTTCGCTACAGAGATCTTGAAAAATAA
- a CDS encoding monovalent cation/H(+) antiporter subunit G gives MTLSILSYAFLFVGLFFWTWGTFPILNREHSIFYKLHTLTVSDSVGSLLILFSLIIRFPQYWPLLVVTALSLSLWNTISSYILGNISDRRL, from the coding sequence ATGACACTTTCTATACTTTCATACGCATTTCTGTTTGTTGGCTTGTTCTTTTGGACTTGGGGAACTTTTCCTATTCTGAATCGTGAGCATTCCATCTTCTATAAATTGCACACTCTTACTGTTTCAGACAGTGTTGGTTCACTTTTAATCCTTTTTAGTTTAATAATTCGTTTCCCACAATATTGGCCTTTGTTAGTTGTAACTGCTCTCTCTTTGTCGTTATGGAACACGATTTCCAGTTACATTCTTGGAAATATTTCTGACCGAAGATTATGA
- a CDS encoding DMT family transporter, protein MAEPQTPQPWWNRDSVRGSRALILSSLAFSLMTVCVKQLNSRVPVAEIVLCRALISIVLTAVGLRLAGVYPWGQRRGLLVVRGVLGSLALLCFFEAIDQLPLASATVLQYTYPTFTAVAALLLLGEPLRRRISAAVLLGWIGVTLVVQPQWLTGTAQPEQLIPALIGISGALMTALAYVSVRRLSQTEHSLVIILYFPMISVPLTLPWVLQQGVWPQGIEWFWLLGVGVMTQLGQIWVTEGLRCLPAARATSINYVQVVFAAGWGWLWFAESINAWQVGGGMLVLAATLISLSAREKKSSLR, encoded by the coding sequence ATGGCCGAACCGCAGACCCCACAACCCTGGTGGAACCGGGACTCGGTGCGGGGAAGCCGTGCCCTAATCCTGAGTTCCCTGGCCTTCAGCCTGATGACGGTCTGCGTCAAGCAACTGAACAGTCGGGTTCCGGTGGCAGAAATCGTGCTGTGCCGGGCCCTGATCAGCATCGTTCTGACCGCTGTGGGCCTGCGCCTGGCCGGGGTCTACCCATGGGGCCAGCGACGGGGGCTGCTGGTGGTGCGGGGGGTGCTGGGCAGCTTGGCCCTGCTCTGCTTCTTCGAAGCGATTGACCAGCTGCCGCTCGCTTCAGCGACGGTGCTCCAGTACACCTACCCCACCTTCACCGCCGTGGCAGCGCTATTGCTGCTGGGCGAGCCCCTGCGCCGACGCATCAGTGCAGCGGTTCTGCTGGGCTGGATCGGAGTCACTCTGGTGGTGCAACCGCAGTGGCTCACGGGAACAGCGCAACCTGAGCAACTGATCCCTGCGCTGATCGGCATTAGTGGCGCTCTGATGACCGCCCTGGCCTACGTGAGTGTGCGGCGTTTGTCGCAAACCGAGCACTCCTTGGTAATCATCCTCTATTTCCCGATGATCTCGGTTCCCCTGACCCTGCCCTGGGTGCTGCAGCAAGGGGTCTGGCCCCAAGGCATCGAATGGTTCTGGCTCCTGGGGGTCGGGGTGATGACCCAGCTGGGCCAGATCTGGGTGACCGAGGGCCTGCGCTGCCTGCCCGCCGCCCGAGCCACATCGATCAACTACGTGCAGGTGGTCTTTGCCGCTGGCTGGGGCTGGCTTTGGTTTGCTGAATCAATCAATGCCTGGCAGGTGGGTGGCGGGATGTTGGTACTGGCCGCCACCCTGATCAGCCTCTCAGCACGTGAAAAGAAATCAAGCTTGAGGTAA
- a CDS encoding phosphosulfolactate synthase yields the protein MTDYPILTFESLNHVLDVGTPFPLFESYLNSYSTYIDFLKFGWGSALVDPDFSRKSNLCKQLNVRPVLGGTFFEYMIYRHSFDEFLRRIESFGLDCVELSRGTIDLDDSTYCSYIKKLSSNFFVMSEVGRKSSDPEFELTPQQWIDHCEISAQSGASLIILESRESGRSGYVSDGGQVDSVLLESITARLPIGRFLFEAPIKSVQTYLIKRYGPHVNIGNISLGDLVAVESLRRGLRSDTLLAV from the coding sequence ATGACTGATTACCCAATCTTAACTTTTGAATCTCTTAACCACGTTCTCGATGTTGGTACGCCCTTCCCTCTCTTTGAATCCTACTTAAATTCATACTCAACCTATATTGATTTTTTGAAGTTTGGTTGGGGAAGTGCACTTGTAGATCCCGATTTTTCGCGAAAGTCGAATCTCTGTAAGCAGCTTAATGTTCGTCCTGTTCTTGGTGGAACGTTCTTTGAGTATATGATTTATCGTCATAGCTTTGACGAATTTTTACGACGAATAGAATCCTTTGGTCTCGATTGTGTTGAGCTTAGTCGTGGAACAATAGATCTTGATGATTCAACTTATTGCTCATATATAAAAAAACTTTCCTCAAATTTCTTTGTAATGAGTGAGGTGGGTCGCAAATCATCTGACCCGGAATTTGAATTAACTCCCCAGCAATGGATTGATCACTGCGAGATTTCAGCCCAATCGGGTGCTTCTCTTATCATTCTTGAATCCAGGGAATCTGGCCGTTCTGGCTATGTTTCAGATGGTGGTCAAGTAGATAGTGTTTTGCTTGAATCGATTACTGCAAGGCTTCCAATTGGTCGCTTTCTGTTTGAAGCTCCCATCAAATCAGTTCAGACTTATCTAATTAAGCGTTACGGACCGCACGTGAACATTGGCAATATCTCTCTTGGTGACCTCGTTGCTGTCGAATCTCTTCGTAGAGGATTACGCTCAGACACGTTATTGGCTGTGTAA